The Streptomyces achromogenes genome window below encodes:
- a CDS encoding Wzz/FepE/Etk N-terminal domain-containing protein codes for MSDDTIRLVTIGRIVRRRWRLLTVFALLGALVGYGASLLFPPRYTTSASVLLPGTWEERELLTQTEVATSSVVVDRAAATLGWSGVSGSDLRDQVGAKATDGNIIKISGTAETPERAQRLSDQVAKEFVSYATRIASETADPGAAEELAALQQSVEDTSRRISKLADATDPGETVESVQTRTELEKLRTALREAISTIKQADPVDDEAKNMVVMGSAARPTGEAPPTRTQLVAGGALLFLLFAVIGHLAAARMSRRLRGEPEIAAALGSTLLGTVDVPVERPTHRSAGRGPRAWIRRLLGLDVRWNIPAPQLSGDEASRQIRYRRVCSRLRDRLPSPQRLLVVFPEGDEIARRAAGQLVDVAGSDPLLRAVAVPVSRPMVPDRERESGALVVLSAGSWTAGELAGVSEACADAGHAVVGVVLAGPVRATRSADRPRRTAVPAPAPTPTSFDGERDDATGVTG; via the coding sequence TTGAGCGATGACACGATACGCCTGGTCACCATCGGGCGGATTGTCCGCCGGCGTTGGCGGCTGCTCACCGTCTTCGCCCTGCTGGGTGCGCTCGTCGGGTACGGCGCGTCCCTGCTGTTCCCGCCGCGCTACACGACCTCGGCGTCGGTGCTGCTGCCGGGGACGTGGGAGGAGCGTGAGCTGCTGACGCAGACGGAGGTGGCGACCAGTTCGGTGGTGGTCGACCGCGCGGCCGCCACGCTCGGCTGGAGCGGGGTGAGCGGCAGCGACCTGCGGGATCAGGTCGGCGCCAAGGCCACGGACGGGAACATCATCAAGATCTCCGGCACCGCCGAGACCCCGGAGCGTGCGCAGCGCCTCTCCGACCAGGTGGCCAAGGAGTTCGTCTCCTACGCCACCCGGATCGCGAGCGAAACCGCCGACCCCGGGGCGGCGGAGGAGCTCGCCGCGCTCCAGCAGTCGGTGGAGGACACCAGCCGCCGCATCAGCAAGCTGGCCGACGCGACCGATCCCGGGGAGACCGTCGAGAGCGTGCAGACCCGCACCGAGCTGGAGAAGCTGCGCACCGCGCTGCGCGAGGCCATCAGCACCATCAAGCAGGCCGACCCGGTCGACGACGAGGCGAAGAACATGGTCGTCATGGGGTCGGCGGCCCGGCCGACCGGCGAGGCGCCGCCGACGAGGACGCAGCTCGTCGCCGGCGGAGCGCTGCTGTTCCTGCTGTTCGCGGTGATCGGCCATCTCGCCGCCGCGCGGATGAGCCGCCGGCTGCGCGGCGAACCGGAGATCGCCGCGGCGCTGGGCTCGACGCTGCTGGGAACCGTCGACGTACCCGTCGAACGGCCCACGCACCGGTCGGCGGGCCGTGGTCCGCGGGCGTGGATCCGCCGGCTGCTGGGCCTCGACGTCCGGTGGAACATCCCGGCCCCGCAGCTGTCCGGCGACGAGGCCAGCAGGCAGATCCGCTACCGGCGGGTGTGCTCGCGGCTGCGGGACCGGCTGCCGTCCCCGCAGCGGCTCCTGGTCGTCTTCCCCGAGGGCGACGAGATCGCCCGCCGGGCGGCGGGGCAGCTCGTCGACGTGGCCGGGAGCGATCCGCTGCTGCGCGCGGTGGCGGTCCCGGTGTCCCGGCCGATGGTGCCGGACCGCGAGCGCGAGTCGGGCGCGCTGGTCGTGCTCAGCGCCGGCAGTTGGACCGCGGGGGAGCTCGCCGGCGTCTCCGAGGCGTGTGCGGACGCGGGGCACGCGGTCGTCGGCGTCGTCCTCGCCGGTCCGGTCCGTGCGACGCGGTCGGCCGACCGCCCTCGGCGCACCGCCGTACCCGCGCCCGCCCCCACGCCCACGAGCTTCGACGGCGAACGGGACGACGCGACAGGAGTCACAGGGTGA
- a CDS encoding ATP-binding protein, whose translation MPSSLSSSTPLPPTAPLPPTAHGGAPIGETAPTVPAQAHCAAEQQAASRGGAVRSAAGGGLASPRARPASEPAGAAPARYPRSCVTELRLSAFAGHRRARFPLGAVTLFTGASGSGKSTALRAYEALARLGGGARLAEVFADPVACVPQGARPDAQRRRGFRIGCTADGPAGPVRLDVAVQAEPELRIVGERLSAGGVVLLETALRDPGRRTVQAAWHTGGSAPVTRAPLPDDRLGTALLPLRVAGKTDGQRQVLAAAEQMVVALRSVFPCDPQPDWMGVPVPAGSGRLLTGCDNLADVLWRTRQECGRRHAALVAALSAGSAGPAGPVVDLRAEPLADGTVRAVLDRASGGPTELARLGYGELRYLALALVLLTGPDVLDVDPAGEVPAATQTLTLLADGLDRGLDVRQRAELLRLAVRMAERGHIRCVAAVGDGSWAARTDGVTVVDLGP comes from the coding sequence ATGCCCTCGTCGCTTTCCTCCTCCACCCCTCTGCCGCCCACCGCCCCCCTGCCGCCCACCGCGCACGGCGGAGCGCCGATCGGGGAGACGGCCCCCACCGTGCCCGCGCAGGCGCACTGCGCGGCGGAGCAGCAGGCCGCGTCCCGCGGCGGCGCCGTGCGGTCGGCGGCCGGCGGCGGGCTCGCGTCACCGCGCGCCCGTCCGGCGTCCGAGCCCGCCGGCGCCGCGCCCGCGCGGTACCCGCGCTCGTGTGTCACCGAGTTGCGGCTCTCCGCTTTCGCGGGGCACCGGCGCGCGCGGTTCCCGCTGGGAGCCGTCACCTTGTTCACGGGGGCCAGCGGCAGCGGCAAGAGCACGGCGCTGCGGGCGTACGAGGCGCTGGCGCGGCTCGGGGGAGGGGCCCGGCTCGCCGAGGTGTTCGCCGATCCGGTCGCGTGCGTGCCGCAGGGGGCGCGGCCCGACGCGCAGCGACGCCGGGGGTTCCGCATCGGCTGCACGGCCGACGGCCCCGCAGGGCCGGTCCGGCTCGACGTCGCCGTGCAGGCCGAGCCGGAACTGCGCATCGTGGGCGAACGGCTGAGCGCTGGCGGCGTCGTGCTGCTGGAGACGGCCCTGCGCGATCCCGGACGGCGCACGGTGCAGGCGGCCTGGCACACCGGCGGCTCCGCGCCGGTGACGCGCGCCCCGCTGCCCGACGACCGGCTCGGCACCGCGCTGCTGCCGCTGCGCGTGGCGGGCAAGACCGACGGCCAGCGGCAGGTGCTGGCCGCCGCCGAGCAGATGGTGGTCGCCCTGCGGTCCGTCTTCCCCTGCGACCCCCAGCCCGACTGGATGGGCGTCCCCGTCCCCGCCGGCTCCGGTCGCCTCCTGACCGGCTGCGACAACCTCGCCGACGTCCTGTGGCGCACCCGCCAGGAGTGCGGACGGCGGCATGCGGCCCTGGTGGCCGCGCTGTCCGCCGGATCCGCCGGACCCGCGGGGCCGGTGGTGGACCTGCGCGCCGAACCGCTGGCCGACGGCACGGTCCGCGCGGTGCTCGACCGCGCCTCGGGCGGGCCCACGGAACTCGCCCGGCTGGGATACGGCGAACTGCGCTACCTCGCCCTCGCCCTGGTGCTGCTCACCGGGCCGGACGTCCTCGACGTGGACCCGGCCGGCGAGGTTCCGGCCGCGACACAGACCCTCACCCTGCTCGCCGACGGCCTGGACCGAGGCCTCGACGTCCGCCAGCGCGCCGAACTGCTGCGCCTGGCGGTGCGGATGGCCGAGCGCGGGCACATCCGCTGCGTCGCGGCGGTCGGCGACGGCTCCTGGGCCGCCCGTACCGACGGGGTGACGGTGGTAGACCTGGGTCCGTGA
- a CDS encoding sugar transferase, with translation MRQGELVSPFPSARGRLENDTISRPAIDWEQRYRRTVIMSDTAATAFVVAGIGNFFGARDAANWHEKWGILAFGTELLVLGALAVSRSWAPAVLGQGAEEFRRLGRSLFAATVVLALGGIALTSRNIKLWIFVAIPAIALVTMTARYLLRLSLHRQRKEGRCLRPVLAAGSPATVSDLITRTRKFPHLGWRVDAVCTTDGPGLDGDLLDGVPVVGQLADVAKHVHGDGYRVVAVTPDPHWSPERLQRLAWNLEGTDAEMVVAPVLMEVAGPRLHVDAVLGIPLLRVSMPTFTGGRRAVKGVVDRMGAAVLLVLFAPLMAVVGLLVLMDSRGGVFYRQRRVGKDGGEFTILKFRTMVADADRARAQLADLNEGAGPLFKLRRDPRVTRVGAVLRRYSIDELPQLFNVLTGSMSLVGPRPPLPEESAAYGPDIRRRLLVKPGLTGLWQISGRSDLSWEEAVRLDLRYVEDWSLALDTVILWKTMRAVLYGQGAY, from the coding sequence GTGCGGCAAGGGGAGCTAGTCAGCCCGTTTCCGTCGGCGCGCGGGCGTCTGGAGAACGACACGATCAGCCGGCCCGCGATCGACTGGGAGCAGCGGTACCGACGTACCGTGATCATGAGCGACACGGCGGCCACCGCCTTCGTGGTGGCGGGGATCGGCAACTTCTTCGGAGCCCGGGACGCTGCCAACTGGCATGAGAAATGGGGCATTCTCGCGTTCGGCACCGAGCTGCTGGTGCTGGGGGCGCTCGCGGTCAGCCGGTCGTGGGCGCCGGCCGTGCTCGGCCAGGGCGCCGAGGAGTTCCGCCGGCTCGGACGCTCGCTGTTCGCCGCGACCGTCGTCCTGGCGCTCGGCGGGATCGCGCTCACCTCGCGCAACATCAAGCTCTGGATCTTCGTCGCGATCCCCGCGATCGCGCTCGTCACCATGACCGCGCGCTATCTGCTGCGCCTCTCGCTGCACAGGCAGCGCAAGGAAGGCCGGTGCCTGCGACCGGTGCTCGCCGCCGGCAGCCCCGCCACGGTGAGCGACCTGATCACCCGCACCCGTAAGTTCCCGCATCTGGGCTGGCGGGTGGACGCGGTGTGCACGACGGACGGTCCCGGGCTCGACGGTGATCTGCTGGACGGAGTCCCGGTGGTCGGCCAGCTGGCCGACGTCGCCAAGCACGTTCACGGCGACGGCTACCGTGTCGTCGCGGTCACGCCGGACCCGCACTGGTCGCCGGAGCGGCTCCAGCGGCTGGCCTGGAACCTCGAAGGCACCGACGCCGAGATGGTCGTGGCCCCCGTGCTGATGGAGGTGGCCGGCCCGCGGCTGCACGTCGACGCGGTGCTCGGGATACCTCTGCTGCGGGTCAGCATGCCGACCTTCACCGGGGGGCGCCGGGCGGTCAAGGGCGTCGTCGACCGGATGGGCGCGGCGGTCCTGCTGGTCCTGTTCGCGCCGCTGATGGCGGTCGTCGGGCTGCTCGTGCTGATGGACAGCCGGGGCGGGGTGTTCTACCGCCAGCGCAGAGTCGGCAAGGACGGCGGCGAGTTCACCATTCTCAAATTCCGCACCATGGTGGCCGACGCCGACCGGGCGCGGGCCCAGCTGGCCGACCTCAACGAGGGCGCCGGCCCGCTGTTCAAGCTCCGCCGGGATCCGCGGGTGACCCGGGTGGGAGCAGTGCTGCGCCGGTACTCGATCGACGAACTCCCGCAGCTGTTCAACGTGCTCACCGGATCGATGTCGCTCGTCGGTCCGCGGCCTCCGCTGCCGGAGGAGTCCGCCGCGTACGGCCCGGACATCCGGCGGCGGCTGCTGGTCAAGCCCGGCCTCACCGGCCTGTGGCAGATCAGCGGACGCAGTGACCTGTCGTGGGAGGAGGCGGTGCGGCTGGACCTGCGGTACGTGGAGGACTGGTCGCTCGCCCTGGACACGGTGATCTTGTGGAAGACGATGCGTGCGGTGCTCTACGGCCAGGGGGCCTACTGA
- a CDS encoding LLM class F420-dependent oxidoreductase, whose protein sequence is MDLRIFTEPQQGATYDTLLTVAKATEDLGFDAFFRSDHYLKMGDVSGLPGPTDAWITLAGLARETKRIRLGTLMTAGTFRLPGVLAIQVAQVDQMSGGRIELGLGAGWFEEEHTAYGIPFPKEKIGRLEEQLEIVTGLWATEPGKTFDFHGTYYELTGSPALPKPAQAKVPVLIGGNGATRTPRLAARFADEFNMPFGTVEDSERQFGRVRAAAEEIGRDADAITLSNALVVCVGKDDQELARRAAAIGREVDELRANGLAGSPAEVVDRIGRFAEAGSRRMYLQVLDLHDLDHLELISAQVQSQLP, encoded by the coding sequence ATGGATCTTCGCATCTTCACCGAGCCCCAGCAGGGGGCGACCTACGACACCCTCCTCACCGTGGCGAAAGCCACCGAGGACCTCGGGTTCGACGCCTTCTTCCGGTCCGATCACTATCTGAAGATGGGCGACGTGAGCGGTCTCCCGGGCCCCACGGACGCCTGGATCACCCTCGCCGGTCTCGCCCGGGAGACGAAGCGCATCCGCCTCGGCACCCTGATGACCGCCGGCACCTTCCGGCTGCCCGGCGTGCTCGCCATCCAGGTCGCCCAGGTGGACCAGATGTCCGGTGGGCGCATCGAACTGGGTCTCGGCGCGGGCTGGTTCGAGGAGGAGCACACGGCGTACGGCATCCCCTTCCCGAAGGAGAAGATCGGCCGGCTGGAGGAGCAGCTGGAGATCGTCACGGGTCTGTGGGCCACCGAGCCCGGCAAGACCTTCGACTTCCACGGCACGTACTACGAGCTCACCGGCTCGCCCGCGCTGCCCAAGCCCGCACAGGCGAAAGTCCCCGTGCTGATCGGCGGCAACGGGGCGACCCGGACACCGCGGCTCGCCGCCCGGTTCGCCGACGAGTTCAACATGCCGTTCGGCACGGTCGAGGACAGCGAGCGGCAGTTCGGCCGGGTGCGGGCGGCCGCCGAGGAGATCGGACGGGACGCGGACGCGATCACTCTGTCCAACGCCCTCGTCGTCTGCGTCGGCAAGGACGACCAGGAGCTCGCCCGGCGGGCCGCCGCGATCGGCCGCGAGGTCGACGAGCTGCGCGCCAACGGGCTGGCCGGTTCCCCGGCCGAGGTCGTCGACAGGATCGGCCGCTTCGCCGAGGCCGGCTCCCGGCGGATGTACCTCCAGGTCCTGGACCTGCACGACCTGGACCACCTGGAACTGATCTCCGCGCAGGTGCAGTCCCAGCTGCCGTAG
- a CDS encoding nucleotide sugar dehydrogenase produces the protein MKVSVFGLGYVGCVSAACLASMGHEVIGVDVNQVKVDLVNDGKAPVVEERIGELIADVVRTGALRATGDVREAIMDSEISLVCVGTPSEPNGSLCTTYLERVTEEIGAALAERGGRHTVVFRSTMLPGTCLNLLLPILEKYVGGTAGVDVGVAVNPEFLREGTSVRDFFDPPKTVIGELDAASGDAVAALYQDLPGEVFRVPVPTAEAIKYADNAFHGLKIGFANELGAVCQALGVDSHQVMDVFLADRKLNISPAYLRPGFAFGGSCLPKDLRSLVHAAQRADVSVPILSHVLPSNSDHLQRAVELVERTGKRRAGLFGLSFKPGTDDLRESPLVELAERLFGKGYDLKIYDANVSLSRLLGANREYIETRLPHLAQLLADSVEEVLEHAEVCLVGTKDPAVLSALPHGDAPVIIDLVHLPDADARRAEQGYVGLAW, from the coding sequence ATGAAGGTCAGCGTTTTCGGGCTCGGCTACGTGGGCTGCGTGTCGGCCGCGTGCCTTGCCAGCATGGGGCACGAGGTCATCGGGGTCGACGTCAACCAGGTGAAGGTCGACCTGGTCAACGACGGCAAGGCCCCGGTGGTCGAGGAGCGGATCGGCGAGCTCATCGCCGACGTCGTGCGGACCGGGGCGCTGCGCGCCACCGGCGACGTCCGCGAGGCGATCATGGACAGTGAGATCTCGCTGGTCTGCGTGGGCACGCCGTCGGAGCCCAACGGCAGCCTGTGCACGACGTACTTGGAGCGGGTCACCGAGGAGATCGGCGCGGCACTGGCCGAGCGGGGCGGGCGGCACACCGTGGTGTTCCGCAGCACCATGCTGCCGGGCACCTGCCTGAACCTGCTGCTGCCGATCCTGGAGAAGTACGTCGGCGGCACGGCCGGGGTGGACGTCGGGGTCGCGGTCAACCCGGAGTTCCTGCGCGAGGGCACAAGCGTGCGGGACTTCTTCGACCCGCCCAAGACCGTCATCGGCGAGCTCGACGCGGCGAGCGGCGACGCGGTGGCGGCGCTGTACCAGGACCTGCCCGGCGAGGTGTTCCGGGTGCCGGTCCCGACGGCCGAGGCGATCAAGTACGCGGACAACGCGTTCCACGGTCTCAAGATCGGCTTCGCGAACGAGCTGGGCGCGGTGTGCCAGGCCCTCGGGGTGGACTCGCACCAGGTGATGGACGTGTTCCTGGCCGACCGCAAGCTGAACATCAGCCCCGCCTATCTGCGGCCCGGCTTCGCCTTCGGCGGCTCCTGCCTGCCCAAGGACCTGCGCAGCCTGGTGCACGCGGCGCAGCGGGCGGACGTCTCGGTGCCGATCCTGTCCCATGTGCTGCCGTCCAACTCCGACCATCTGCAGCGCGCGGTGGAGTTGGTGGAGCGCACCGGGAAACGCCGGGCGGGCCTGTTCGGGCTGTCCTTCAAGCCCGGCACCGACGACCTCCGCGAGAGCCCGCTCGTCGAGCTGGCCGAGCGGCTTTTCGGCAAGGGGTACGACCTGAAGATCTACGACGCGAACGTGAGCCTGTCCCGGCTGCTCGGCGCGAACCGCGAGTACATCGAGACCCGGCTGCCGCATCTCGCGCAACTGCTCGCCGATTCCGTCGAGGAGGTGCTCGAGCACGCCGAGGTGTGCCTGGTCGGGACGAAGGATCCGGCCGTGCTGTCGGCGCTGCCGCACGGCGACGCCCCGGTGATCATCGATCTCGTCCACCTTCCCGACGCCGACGCGCGCCGGGCCGAACAGGGGTACGTGGGCCTTGCCTGGTGA
- a CDS encoding cell division protein SepF — MNRYDVTDEQWEGLAQVVPLRGRDAWPSAVDHRSLPDAETETRRRFVVLRVNVFADAREVAETLMAGIPVLLDLTGAETDTAKRVLDFSTGVVFGLASGMHRVDRNVFLLTPPGTEVGGIMEGAGAPGV, encoded by the coding sequence GTGAACCGTTACGACGTCACCGATGAACAGTGGGAAGGGCTCGCTCAGGTCGTTCCGCTGCGCGGCCGGGACGCGTGGCCCTCGGCGGTGGACCACCGCTCGCTCCCGGACGCCGAGACGGAGACCCGACGCCGTTTCGTCGTCCTGCGGGTCAACGTCTTCGCGGACGCCCGTGAGGTCGCCGAGACGCTGATGGCGGGCATCCCGGTGCTGCTCGACCTGACCGGGGCGGAGACCGACACCGCCAAACGGGTGCTGGACTTCTCCACCGGCGTCGTCTTCGGCCTGGCGAGCGGTATGCACCGGGTCGACCGCAACGTCTTCCTGCTCACCCCGCCGGGCACCGAGGTCGGCGGGATCATGGAGGGGGCGGGCGCACCGGGGGTCTGA
- a CDS encoding DUF6099 family protein translates to MDAVRLILTSRRELAGSGEGAEILTQVWQAQALAQAIGSRLAVSGPPELRGEALGLTELAGRGCGVLGAPDLDPGDLLAARLTELEDARQALLDLSGLLGEVGIALVGLASSADDQGTYWKCMEAIDAADESRDRVLEMLRKLTAREEREEREAALPER, encoded by the coding sequence ATGGACGCGGTGCGGCTCATCCTGACGAGCAGACGCGAGTTGGCGGGCAGCGGCGAGGGCGCGGAGATCCTCACGCAGGTATGGCAGGCGCAGGCCCTGGCGCAGGCGATCGGCAGCCGCCTCGCCGTCTCGGGCCCGCCCGAACTGCGCGGCGAGGCGCTCGGCCTGACCGAACTGGCCGGGCGGGGCTGCGGCGTGCTGGGCGCTCCTGACCTCGATCCGGGCGATCTGCTCGCCGCCCGACTGACCGAGCTGGAGGACGCCCGCCAGGCGCTGCTCGATCTGTCCGGCCTGCTCGGCGAGGTCGGCATCGCCCTGGTAGGCCTGGCGAGCTCGGCGGACGACCAGGGCACGTACTGGAAGTGCATGGAGGCCATCGACGCGGCGGACGAGTCCAGGGACCGGGTCCTGGAGATGCTCCGCAAACTGACGGCACGCGAGGAACGCGAGGAACGGGAGGCCGCCTTACCGGAGCGATGA
- a CDS encoding glycosyltransferase family 4 protein has translation MPGDAGSGDRPGRRALILVENLSVPFDRRVWQECTTLRDAGWTVHVICPQGTKRDTEPEAVIEGVRIHRYPLRAATGGPSGYLREYGSALWHTVRLARKVGPVDVVHACNPPDLLFLPALWLKRRGARFVFDQHDLVPELYLSRFGRGKDLLYRAVCALERRTYRAADVVLATNESYRDVAVRRGGKRPADVFVVRSAPDVERFHPVPPEPELKRGKPHLLCYLGVMGPQDGVDYALRALAKLRDEVGRSDWHAVFVGGGDTFDAMVELSGRLGLSEQVQFTGRIPDADLVRYLSTADVCLSPDPNNPLNDVSTMNKVLEYMVMGRPVVSFDLREARVSAGDAAVYAAADDEAEFARLIALLLDDPEKRALMGKIGQERIGGPLSWRNSQRSLLAAYEAACGDRAPVTARDPDPAGEGRTIER, from the coding sequence TTGCCTGGTGATGCGGGAAGCGGCGACCGGCCGGGCCGGCGCGCGCTGATCCTGGTGGAGAACCTGTCGGTGCCGTTCGACCGGCGGGTGTGGCAGGAGTGCACGACGCTGCGCGACGCGGGCTGGACGGTGCACGTCATCTGTCCGCAGGGCACGAAGCGGGACACCGAGCCGGAGGCAGTGATCGAGGGGGTGCGGATCCACCGCTACCCGTTGCGCGCGGCCACCGGGGGGCCGTCCGGCTATCTGCGGGAGTACGGCTCGGCGTTGTGGCACACGGTCCGGCTGGCCCGCAAGGTCGGCCCGGTCGACGTGGTCCACGCCTGCAACCCGCCCGACCTGCTGTTCCTGCCCGCCCTGTGGCTGAAGCGGCGCGGCGCGCGGTTCGTCTTCGACCAGCACGACCTGGTGCCCGAGCTGTACCTCTCCCGGTTCGGCCGCGGCAAGGACCTGCTCTACCGCGCCGTGTGCGCGCTGGAACGGCGGACCTACCGGGCCGCCGACGTCGTGCTCGCCACGAACGAGAGCTACCGGGACGTCGCGGTGCGCCGCGGCGGCAAGCGGCCGGCGGACGTCTTCGTGGTGCGCAGCGCGCCCGACGTCGAGCGGTTCCACCCCGTGCCGCCCGAGCCGGAGTTGAAGCGCGGCAAGCCTCATCTGCTGTGCTATCTCGGCGTCATGGGTCCGCAGGACGGCGTCGACTACGCCTTGCGGGCCCTGGCGAAGCTGCGCGACGAGGTCGGGCGGAGCGACTGGCACGCGGTGTTCGTGGGCGGCGGCGACACGTTCGACGCGATGGTGGAGCTGTCCGGGCGGCTCGGGCTCTCGGAGCAGGTGCAGTTCACCGGGCGTATTCCGGACGCCGACCTGGTGCGCTACCTGTCCACCGCGGACGTGTGCCTCTCCCCCGACCCGAACAATCCGCTCAACGACGTGTCGACCATGAACAAGGTCCTCGAGTACATGGTGATGGGCCGGCCGGTCGTCTCGTTCGACCTGCGCGAGGCGCGGGTCTCCGCCGGTGACGCCGCCGTGTACGCGGCCGCCGACGACGAGGCCGAGTTCGCCCGGCTGATCGCCCTGCTGCTGGACGACCCGGAGAAGCGGGCCCTGATGGGCAAGATCGGCCAGGAGCGGATCGGCGGGCCGCTGTCCTGGCGGAACTCCCAGCGATCGCTGCTCGCCGCCTACGAGGCTGCCTGCGGTGACCGGGCCCCGGTCACGGCGCGCGACCCTGACCCGGCAGGGGAAGGCCGCACCATTGAGCGATGA
- a CDS encoding nucleotide pyrophosphohydrolase yields the protein MTERHLDVAKLQSRLAEFAAVRNWQPFHTPKNLVAALSVEASELVEIFQWLTPEESARVMDDPDTAHRVTDEVADVLAYLLQLCEVLGIDPLAALDAKIDRNERRFPAP from the coding sequence GTGACAGAACGACACCTGGATGTGGCGAAACTGCAGAGCCGACTGGCCGAGTTCGCGGCCGTGCGGAACTGGCAGCCCTTCCACACGCCCAAGAACCTCGTCGCCGCACTCAGCGTGGAGGCGTCCGAACTCGTCGAGATCTTCCAGTGGCTGACGCCGGAGGAGTCGGCCCGCGTGATGGACGACCCGGACACCGCCCACCGGGTGACGGACGAGGTCGCCGACGTGCTCGCGTATCTCCTGCAACTGTGCGAGGTGCTCGGGATCGACCCGCTGGCCGCGCTGGACGCGAAGATCGACCGCAACGAGCGCAGATTTCCCGCACCCTAG
- a CDS encoding 3' terminal RNA ribose 2'-O-methyltransferase Hen1 codes for MFLTISTTGIPERPATDLGFLLHKHPGKAQAFSTSYGTAHVFYPQADAERCTAALLLEVDAVALVRRGKGKGRGGAPDAALAQYVNDRPYAASSLLAVALSGVFSSAMRGVCTAKPELPAQKRQLRVEVPALPARGGPGLVRTLFEPLGWTVSAEPVALDTEFPQWGDSRYVSLLLESETLTLAEALRHLYVLLPVLDDAKHYWVSSDEVDKLLRAGEGWLPDHPEQKLITSRYLSRRWSLTRQAMERLELVRLAEADDSEVEEIDNAVGAEAETEDRPTPLAVQRRDAIVAALTEAGAARVLDLGCGQGQLVQALLKDPRFTEIVGVDVSMRALTIASRRLKLDRMGERQASRVRLLQGSLAYTDTRLKGYDAAVLSEVIEHLDLPRLPALEYAVFGSARPRTVLVTTPNVEYNVRWESLPAGHVRHGDHRFEWTREEFCGWASQVAERHGYDVRFTPVGPDDPEVGPPTQMAVFEMATATETAGATAGVRTEKKEAKAA; via the coding sequence GTGTTCCTGACGATCAGCACCACCGGCATCCCCGAACGCCCCGCCACCGACCTGGGCTTCCTGCTGCACAAGCACCCCGGGAAAGCGCAGGCGTTCTCGACCTCCTACGGCACGGCCCATGTCTTCTATCCACAGGCCGATGCCGAGCGCTGCACCGCGGCGCTGCTGCTGGAGGTCGACGCCGTGGCGCTGGTCCGGCGCGGCAAGGGCAAGGGCCGCGGCGGCGCCCCCGACGCGGCCCTCGCCCAGTACGTCAACGACCGCCCCTACGCGGCCTCCTCGCTGCTCGCGGTCGCCCTCAGCGGAGTGTTCTCCAGCGCGATGCGCGGCGTCTGCACAGCGAAGCCTGAACTGCCCGCCCAGAAACGGCAGTTGCGTGTCGAGGTGCCCGCGCTGCCGGCCCGCGGCGGCCCCGGCCTGGTCCGCACCCTGTTCGAGCCGCTCGGCTGGACGGTGAGCGCGGAACCGGTCGCCCTCGACACGGAGTTCCCGCAGTGGGGCGACTCCCGGTACGTGAGCCTGCTCCTGGAGTCGGAGACGCTGACCCTCGCCGAGGCCCTGCGCCACCTGTACGTCCTGCTGCCCGTCCTCGACGACGCCAAGCACTACTGGGTGTCCTCCGACGAGGTCGACAAACTGCTGCGCGCCGGCGAGGGCTGGCTGCCCGACCACCCCGAGCAGAAGCTGATCACCAGCCGCTACCTGTCCCGCCGCTGGTCGCTGACCCGGCAGGCGATGGAGCGGCTGGAACTGGTCCGGCTCGCCGAGGCCGACGACAGCGAGGTCGAGGAGATCGACAACGCGGTCGGCGCGGAGGCCGAGACGGAGGACAGGCCTACCCCGCTGGCCGTGCAGCGCCGCGACGCGATCGTCGCCGCGCTCACCGAGGCGGGCGCCGCCCGGGTCCTCGACCTCGGCTGCGGCCAGGGCCAGCTGGTGCAGGCACTGCTCAAGGACCCTCGGTTCACCGAGATCGTCGGCGTCGACGTGTCGATGCGCGCGCTCACCATCGCCTCCCGCCGGCTGAAACTCGACCGCATGGGAGAGCGGCAGGCCTCGCGCGTGCGGCTCCTGCAGGGCTCCCTCGCGTACACCGACACCCGCCTCAAGGGCTACGACGCCGCCGTCCTCAGCGAGGTGATCGAACACCTCGACCTGCCCCGGCTGCCCGCCCTGGAGTACGCGGTGTTCGGCTCGGCCCGCCCGCGCACGGTCCTCGTGACCACCCCGAACGTCGAGTACAACGTGCGCTGGGAAAGCCTGCCGGCCGGTCACGTCCGGCACGGCGACCACCGCTTCGAGTGGACCCGCGAGGAGTTTTGCGGCTGGGCGTCCCAGGTCGCCGAGCGCCACGGGTACGACGTCCGGTTCACCCCCGTCGGACCGGACGACCCGGAGGTCGGCCCGCCCACGCAGATGGCCGTTTTCGAGATGGCCACCGCAACCGAAACCGCCGGCGCCACCGCCGGGGTCCGCACCGAGAAGAAGGAGGCGAAGGCAGCATGA